From Thermus albus, one genomic window encodes:
- a CDS encoding YpdA family putative bacillithiol disulfide reductase, with protein sequence MVDVLIVGAGPVGLAAALMAKRLGLSHLVLERGTVAETIYRFPRQMVFFSEARNIEIGGHPLVSQGPKPTRLEALLYYQKVAEREGLNVLTYTEVTAIEGEEGAFRVRARDRLRERVLQSRYVVVATGYFGNPNRLGVPGEDLPHVLHRYEEAAPFFRRRVAVVGGSNSAVEAALDLFRGGAEVALVHRGKWVRPSVKYWLLPDFENRVKEGSIRAVMETRVKAITPEGLHLEGPQGEGFLEADFVLVQIGYRAEDRLLREAGVRYQGEKPWLSPEWETSRKGLFAIGSAAFGPDTRSVFIENGRRHAEVALLAMAGRLGEGSRGQG encoded by the coding sequence ATGGTGGATGTGCTCATCGTGGGTGCCGGTCCGGTGGGCTTGGCGGCGGCCCTCATGGCCAAGCGCCTGGGTCTATCCCACCTGGTCCTGGAGAGGGGGACCGTGGCCGAGACCATCTACCGCTTTCCCCGGCAGATGGTTTTCTTTTCCGAGGCCAGGAACATTGAGATCGGCGGCCACCCCCTGGTCTCCCAAGGGCCCAAGCCTACCCGCCTCGAGGCCCTCCTCTACTACCAGAAGGTGGCGGAAAGGGAAGGGCTGAACGTTCTCACCTACACCGAGGTTACGGCCATTGAGGGGGAGGAGGGGGCCTTCCGCGTCCGGGCCCGGGACCGGCTGAGGGAGAGGGTTTTGCAAAGCCGCTATGTGGTGGTGGCCACGGGGTACTTCGGCAACCCCAACCGCCTGGGGGTGCCGGGGGAGGACCTGCCCCACGTCCTCCACCGCTACGAGGAGGCGGCGCCCTTTTTCCGGCGGCGGGTGGCGGTGGTGGGGGGAAGCAACTCCGCGGTGGAGGCCGCCCTGGACCTCTTTCGGGGTGGGGCGGAGGTGGCCTTGGTGCACCGGGGGAAGTGGGTGCGCCCCAGCGTGAAGTATTGGCTCCTCCCCGATTTTGAGAACCGGGTGAAGGAGGGAAGCATAAGGGCGGTGATGGAAACCCGGGTCAAGGCCATCACCCCGGAGGGCCTCCATCTGGAAGGGCCCCAAGGGGAGGGGTTTTTGGAAGCGGACTTCGTTCTGGTCCAGATCGGCTACCGGGCGGAGGACCGGCTTTTGCGGGAAGCGGGGGTGCGCTACCAAGGGGAGAAGCCCTGGCTCTCACCGGAGTGGGAAACCTCCCGTAAGGGGCTTTTCGCCATCGGTTCTGCGGCCTTTGGCCCCGATACCCGCTCGGTCTTCATTGAAAATGGCCGCAGGCACGCGGAGGTGGCCCTTTTGGCCATGGCAGGCCGCCTAGGGGAGGGGTCAAGGGGGCAGGGCTAG
- the mog gene encoding molybdopterin adenylyltransferase: MRVRVGVLTVSDRASQGVYEDRSGPAVAAFVRERWPEAEVVPRLVPDEVEAIREAVLELLGMGCRLVLTTGGTGPAPRDVTPEALLPLLEKPLPGFGEAMRLASLRETPLAILSRQVAGVRGEALIVSLPGSPKAIRTCLEAVSEAIPVALRLLEPGSSCEKDP; this comes from the coding sequence ATGAGGGTGCGGGTAGGGGTGCTTACGGTTTCCGACCGGGCAAGCCAGGGGGTTTACGAGGACCGCTCCGGCCCGGCGGTGGCGGCCTTTGTCCGGGAGCGCTGGCCGGAGGCGGAGGTGGTGCCCCGGCTGGTGCCCGACGAGGTGGAGGCCATACGGGAAGCGGTGCTGGAGCTTTTAGGCATGGGGTGCCGGCTGGTGCTCACCACGGGGGGCACCGGTCCTGCTCCCCGGGATGTGACCCCGGAGGCCCTCTTGCCCCTTTTGGAGAAGCCCCTCCCCGGCTTCGGCGAGGCCATGCGCTTGGCCTCCTTACGGGAGACGCCCTTGGCCATCCTCTCCCGCCAGGTGGCCGGGGTGCGGGGGGAGGCCCTGATCGTGAGCCTACCGGGCAGCCCCAAGGCCATCCGCACCTGCCTCGAGGCGGTGTCTGAGGCCATCCCCGTGGCCCTTCGCCTGCTTGAGCCAGGTTCCTCTTGCGAAAAGGACCCTTGA
- the ilvB gene encoding biosynthetic-type acetolactate synthase large subunit yields the protein MKGSEALLKALEREGVEVIFGHPGGAIMPVYDALYDSPIRHILVRHEQGGVHAATAYARASGRVGVVMTTSGPGALNLVTGLADAYMDSTPVVAITGNVPRALIGSDAFQEADVTGVTMPITKHNYLVQDVNDIPRVVREAFHIASTGRPGPVLIDLPKDVQLSEFTGTFEVELDLPGYKPTTKGHPKQIERALEALEKAEKPILMVGGGAQHAHGELLAFAEKTGIPVITTLMGLGAFPGHHPLWLGMPGMHGTVAANRAIHHADLILAIGLRFDDRVTGKVSRFAPHAHTVIHVDIDPAEIGKLVRTHVPIVGDARLVLREMLKGAKPLRLASWWRELEDWRTRYPLRWKPRPHLQAPEVIRAFAEATGGHAIVTTGVGQHQMFAAQYFPVTRPRSFITSGGLGTMGVGLPFAIGAKVARPEELVIDFDGDGSFQMTLQELATVVKYGLDVKVVILNNGYLGMVRQWQDLFHAKRYSEVYLADSNPDFARLAEAYGIKGVRVERKEDLMKGVEAVLSADGPVVAEFKVYHEEGVFPMIPAGGAAEDMILEHPEEREEVEA from the coding sequence ATGAAGGGATCGGAGGCACTTTTAAAGGCGCTGGAGCGGGAAGGGGTGGAGGTCATCTTCGGCCACCCAGGCGGGGCCATCATGCCGGTCTACGATGCCCTCTATGACAGTCCCATCCGTCACATCCTGGTGCGGCACGAGCAGGGGGGTGTGCATGCCGCCACCGCCTATGCCCGGGCTTCGGGCCGGGTGGGGGTGGTGATGACCACCAGCGGCCCCGGGGCCTTGAACCTGGTCACGGGTCTGGCGGATGCCTATATGGACTCCACCCCGGTGGTGGCCATCACCGGGAACGTGCCCCGGGCCCTGATCGGCAGCGATGCCTTCCAGGAGGCGGACGTCACCGGGGTTACCATGCCCATCACCAAGCACAACTACCTGGTGCAGGATGTAAACGATATTCCCCGGGTGGTGCGGGAAGCCTTCCACATCGCCTCCACGGGGAGGCCAGGGCCGGTGCTCATTGACCTGCCCAAGGACGTGCAGCTTTCGGAGTTCACCGGCACCTTTGAGGTGGAACTGGACCTTCCCGGCTACAAGCCCACCACCAAGGGCCACCCCAAGCAAATAGAGCGGGCCTTGGAGGCCCTGGAGAAGGCGGAGAAGCCCATCCTCATGGTGGGGGGCGGTGCCCAGCACGCCCACGGGGAGCTTCTGGCCTTTGCGGAGAAAACGGGAATCCCGGTGATCACCACCCTCATGGGCCTGGGGGCCTTCCCTGGCCATCACCCCCTTTGGCTGGGCATGCCCGGGATGCACGGCACCGTGGCCGCCAACCGGGCCATCCACCACGCCGACCTCATCCTGGCCATCGGCCTGCGCTTTGACGACCGGGTCACGGGGAAGGTTTCCCGCTTCGCCCCCCACGCCCACACCGTCATCCACGTGGACATTGACCCCGCGGAGATCGGCAAGCTGGTGCGCACCCACGTGCCCATCGTGGGGGATGCCCGCCTGGTCCTTCGGGAGATGCTGAAAGGGGCCAAGCCCTTGAGGCTGGCCTCCTGGTGGCGGGAGCTGGAGGATTGGCGCACCCGTTACCCTTTGCGCTGGAAGCCCAGGCCCCACCTGCAGGCTCCGGAGGTGATCCGGGCCTTTGCCGAGGCCACGGGCGGGCACGCCATTGTGACCACGGGGGTGGGGCAGCACCAGATGTTCGCCGCCCAGTACTTCCCGGTTACCCGGCCCAGAAGCTTCATCACCAGCGGGGGCCTGGGCACCATGGGCGTGGGTTTGCCCTTTGCCATCGGGGCCAAGGTGGCCCGTCCCGAGGAGCTGGTCATTGACTTTGACGGGGACGGTTCCTTCCAGATGACCCTGCAGGAGCTGGCCACGGTGGTGAAGTACGGTCTGGACGTGAAGGTGGTGATCCTCAATAACGGCTACCTGGGCATGGTGCGGCAGTGGCAGGATCTTTTCCACGCCAAGCGCTACTCGGAGGTGTACCTGGCGGACTCCAACCCCGACTTCGCCCGCCTGGCGGAGGCCTACGGCATCAAGGGGGTGAGGGTGGAGCGCAAGGAGGACCTCATGAAGGGGGTGGAGGCGGTCCTTTCCGCGGATGGCCCCGTGGTGGCGGAGTTTAAGGTCTACCACGAGGAGGGGGTCTTCCCCATGATTCCCGCGGGCGGGGCGGCGGAGGACATGATCCTCGAGCACCCGGAGGAGCGGGAGGAGGTGGAGGCGTGA
- the ilvN gene encoding acetolactate synthase small subunit, with the protein MRHVISVLVQDHPRVLNRITGLFARRGFNLESLAVGTTHVPGLSRISLVVSGDDHTLEQVEKQLNRLIEVLKVTDHSEPHVERELALVKVHVAGVEERLAVKDIQEAFRARVVDVAQKSLILELTGDSKKIDSFLEALRPYGILEVMRTGAVAMSRGERTLKVREKREAV; encoded by the coding sequence GTGAGGCACGTGATCTCGGTCTTGGTGCAGGACCACCCCCGGGTGTTGAACCGCATCACGGGGCTTTTCGCCCGGCGGGGCTTCAACCTGGAGAGCCTGGCGGTGGGCACCACCCATGTGCCGGGCCTTTCCCGCATCAGCCTGGTGGTCTCGGGGGACGATCACACCCTGGAGCAGGTGGAAAAGCAACTTAACCGACTGATTGAGGTGCTGAAGGTTACCGACCACTCCGAGCCCCACGTGGAGCGGGAGCTGGCCTTGGTCAAGGTGCACGTGGCGGGGGTGGAGGAGCGATTGGCGGTGAAGGACATCCAGGAGGCCTTCCGAGCCCGGGTGGTGGACGTGGCCCAGAAGAGCCTGATCCTGGAGCTCACCGGGGACTCCAAGAAGATAGACTCTTTCCTTGAGGCCCTTAGGCCTTATGGGATCCTCGAGGTCATGCGCACCGGGGCGGTGGCCATGAGCCGAGGGGAGCGCACCCTTAAGGTCAGGGAAAAGCGGGAGGCGGTATGA
- the ilvC gene encoding ketol-acid reductoisomerase, with product MKIYYEHDADLGFIQGKKVAVLGFGSQGHAHALNLKDSGVDVRVGLRPGSRSAAKAEAMGLRVLPVAEAVKEADIVMVLLPDETQGRVYREEVEPHLKEGASLAFAHGFNIHFGQIKPRRDLDVWMVAPKGPGHLVRSEYTKGSGVPALVAVHQDASGSAFPTALAYAKAIGSARAGVIPTTFKDETETDLFGEQAVLCGGLTRLIQAGFETLVEAGYPPEMAYFETVHEVKLIVDLIYEAGFAGMRYSISNTAEYGDYTRGEVAVPVEETKRRMREILRQIQAGEFAREWMLENQVGQPVLEANRKRWKEHPIEEVGARLRAMMPFLRARVLEEVG from the coding sequence ATGAAGATCTACTACGAACACGATGCGGACCTAGGCTTCATCCAAGGCAAGAAGGTGGCGGTACTGGGCTTCGGCTCCCAGGGGCACGCCCACGCCCTGAACCTCAAGGACTCGGGGGTGGACGTGCGGGTGGGGCTTAGGCCCGGCTCCCGTAGCGCCGCCAAGGCGGAGGCCATGGGGCTTAGGGTCCTCCCTGTGGCCGAGGCGGTAAAGGAGGCGGACATCGTCATGGTCCTGCTTCCCGACGAGACCCAGGGCCGGGTCTACCGGGAAGAGGTTGAGCCCCACCTGAAGGAGGGGGCCAGCCTGGCCTTCGCCCACGGCTTCAACATCCACTTCGGCCAGATCAAGCCCAGGCGGGACCTGGACGTCTGGATGGTGGCCCCCAAGGGTCCCGGCCACCTGGTGCGGAGCGAGTACACCAAGGGAAGCGGGGTGCCAGCCCTGGTGGCCGTGCACCAGGACGCCTCGGGCTCCGCTTTTCCCACGGCCTTGGCCTACGCCAAGGCCATCGGGTCGGCCCGGGCCGGGGTCATCCCCACCACCTTCAAGGACGAAACGGAAACCGACCTCTTTGGGGAGCAGGCGGTGCTCTGCGGGGGGCTTACCCGGCTGATCCAGGCGGGGTTTGAAACCCTGGTGGAGGCCGGGTATCCGCCGGAGATGGCCTACTTTGAGACCGTGCACGAGGTGAAGCTCATCGTGGACCTCATCTACGAGGCGGGTTTTGCCGGCATGCGCTACTCCATCTCCAACACCGCCGAATACGGGGACTACACCCGGGGGGAGGTGGCGGTGCCGGTGGAGGAGACCAAAAGGCGCATGCGGGAGATCCTCCGCCAGATCCAGGCCGGGGAGTTTGCCCGGGAGTGGATGCTGGAGAACCAGGTGGGCCAGCCGGTCCTGGAGGCCAACCGCAAGCGCTGGAAGGAGCACCCCATTGAGGAGGTGGGGGCAAGGCTTCGGGCCATGATGCCCTTCCTGCGGGCAAGGGTATTGGAAGAGGTAGGCTAG
- a CDS encoding 2-isopropylmalate synthase, whose product MERHIRIFDTTLRDGEQSPGVALSLDQKLEIAHALARLNVDIIEAGFPVSGPLELEAVSRIAAEVKGPIIAALARTHTLDIDQAAKALEKAEKPRIHVFTSASKVHLQYMLKKTEEEVLEMADQMVRYARRYVDDVEFSAQDVMRAEWEFVKRLYEVAIEAGATTINIPDTTGYGTPNEYGALIRRIRDEVVRGREVIISTHTHDDLGLATANALAGIENGAGQVECTINGIGERAGNTALEEVVMALYVRRDWYKAKTQINTREIYRVSRLVERYTGMPVPPNKAIVGDNAFAHESGIHQDGVLKHRSTYEIMDAELIGRRPAVIVLGKHSGRAAFKKALEDLGYKDLPEDQLRVLFSRFKEIAEKKGPLSAEELQALVESEREPASHFFTLEHVQFFSGSGLLPTATVRVKTPDGERLATQTGDGPVDAVYKAIQEAIGLRPELELYRVEAITGSTEALGQVTVRLRLGELQAVGVGVSPDIIEASALAFLDAAGKLASGRATRHPPSIEEVQRGV is encoded by the coding sequence ATGGAACGGCACATCCGGATCTTTGACACCACGCTGAGGGATGGGGAGCAGAGCCCAGGGGTAGCCCTTTCCCTGGACCAGAAGCTGGAGATCGCCCACGCCTTGGCCCGGCTCAACGTGGACATCATTGAGGCGGGCTTCCCCGTATCCGGGCCTTTGGAGTTGGAGGCGGTAAGCCGGATCGCCGCCGAGGTCAAGGGGCCCATCATCGCCGCCTTGGCCCGCACCCACACCCTGGACATTGACCAGGCGGCCAAGGCCTTGGAGAAGGCGGAAAAGCCCCGCATCCACGTCTTCACCTCGGCCTCCAAGGTCCATCTCCAGTACATGCTGAAGAAAACCGAGGAGGAGGTCCTGGAGATGGCGGACCAGATGGTCCGCTATGCCAGAAGGTACGTGGACGACGTGGAGTTTTCCGCCCAAGACGTGATGCGGGCGGAGTGGGAGTTCGTGAAGCGCCTCTACGAGGTGGCCATTGAGGCTGGGGCCACCACCATCAACATTCCCGACACCACCGGCTACGGTACACCCAATGAGTACGGGGCCCTGATCCGCCGCATCCGGGACGAGGTGGTGCGGGGCCGGGAGGTGATCATCTCCACCCACACCCACGACGACCTGGGCCTGGCCACCGCCAACGCCCTGGCGGGCATAGAGAACGGGGCGGGCCAGGTGGAGTGCACCATCAACGGCATTGGGGAGCGGGCGGGCAACACCGCCTTGGAGGAGGTGGTCATGGCCCTCTATGTGCGTCGGGACTGGTACAAGGCCAAGACCCAGATCAACACCCGGGAGATCTACCGGGTTTCCCGGCTGGTGGAACGGTACACCGGCATGCCCGTGCCCCCCAACAAGGCCATCGTGGGGGACAACGCCTTCGCCCACGAGTCGGGGATCCACCAGGATGGGGTGTTGAAGCACCGCTCCACCTACGAGATCATGGACGCGGAGCTCATCGGCAGGCGCCCGGCGGTAATCGTGCTGGGCAAGCACTCGGGCCGGGCGGCCTTCAAGAAGGCCCTCGAGGACCTGGGCTACAAGGACCTCCCCGAGGACCAGCTCCGGGTGCTCTTCTCCCGCTTCAAGGAGATCGCCGAGAAGAAGGGGCCCTTGTCGGCCGAGGAGCTTCAGGCCCTGGTGGAAAGCGAGCGGGAGCCGGCCTCCCACTTCTTCACCCTGGAACACGTGCAGTTCTTCTCCGGCTCCGGCCTCCTGCCCACGGCCACGGTGAGGGTGAAGACCCCGGATGGCGAACGCCTGGCCACCCAGACCGGGGATGGGCCGGTGGATGCCGTGTACAAGGCCATCCAGGAGGCCATCGGCCTTAGGCCCGAGCTGGAGCTTTACCGGGTGGAGGCCATCACCGGCTCCACCGAGGCCCTGGGCCAGGTGACGGTAAGGCTTCGCCTGGGGGAGCTTCAGGCAGTGGGGGTGGGGGTATCCCCGGACATCATTGAGGCCAGCGCCTTGGCCTTTCTGGATGCCGCCGGCAAGCTGGCCAGCGGCCGGGCCACCCGGCACCCGCCCTCCATTGAGGAGGTCCAGCGGGGTGTGTAG